A single genomic interval of Croceibacter atlanticus HTCC2559 harbors:
- a CDS encoding c-type cytochrome has protein sequence MKQVSTRHQLLKTLLLTLVFFVSLSTNSFAQAQADPVQTGEEQVQDEGAGDPAKGKELFNSLCAACHKRYKNATGPALNGVTDRHERGWIYEWVKNNADLRASGDAEAIAIFEEWGGSVMNNFPQLSNNDIDNILAYVEEPKAEAPVNTGSTGGGSSEGGNGVSNNLVLGILAFVLLMLISVLFLVNKTLRRFATEQGVALPVKEKRTPIWKSFIENQFLVLVTAVFLLLASGYFVYGYFMQVGVDQGYEPIQPIHYSHRIHAGLNEIECKYCHSSARVSKHSGIPSLNVCMNCHKSISEVADASSEFTSVTDEYSKEFYDNEIQKLYDAVGWDGQKYTGETKPVKWVRIHNLPDFAYFNHSQHVSVAGIECQKCHGPVEEMEIMSQHSPLTMGWCINCHRETNVKMEGNAYYEKIHEELAKKYGVEQVTAAEMGGLECGKCHY, from the coding sequence ATGAAACAGGTGTCAACCCGCCATCAACTACTTAAAACGCTGTTACTCACTTTGGTGTTTTTTGTATCATTATCCACAAATTCATTTGCGCAAGCGCAGGCCGATCCAGTTCAAACTGGTGAAGAGCAGGTACAAGATGAAGGCGCTGGAGATCCGGCAAAAGGAAAAGAATTATTCAACTCTTTGTGTGCAGCTTGTCATAAGCGTTACAAAAACGCAACAGGTCCAGCACTAAACGGTGTGACAGATCGTCACGAACGTGGTTGGATTTACGAGTGGGTAAAAAACAATGCAGACTTAAGAGCTTCTGGAGATGCAGAGGCTATTGCAATTTTTGAAGAATGGGGTGGTTCTGTAATGAACAACTTCCCTCAACTTTCTAACAACGATATCGATAATATCCTTGCTTATGTTGAGGAGCCTAAAGCAGAAGCGCCAGTTAATACGGGTTCAACTGGAGGTGGTTCTTCTGAAGGTGGTAATGGTGTTTCGAATAATCTTGTATTGGGTATTCTTGCATTTGTGTTGTTAATGTTGATTTCTGTATTATTCTTAGTTAATAAGACATTAAGAAGATTTGCAACGGAGCAAGGTGTTGCCTTGCCGGTTAAGGAAAAAAGAACTCCTATTTGGAAATCATTTATAGAAAATCAATTCCTAGTATTAGTTACGGCGGTATTCTTACTGTTAGCTAGTGGGTATTTTGTGTATGGTTATTTTATGCAAGTTGGTGTAGATCAGGGTTACGAGCCAATTCAGCCAATTCATTATTCGCATAGAATTCACGCAGGTCTTAATGAGATAGAGTGTAAGTATTGTCACTCGTCTGCTAGAGTTTCTAAGCATTCTGGTATTCCATCATTAAATGTTTGTATGAACTGTCATAAGTCTATCTCTGAGGTAGCTGATGCTTCTAGTGAGTTTACTTCAGTTACGGATGAATATTCTAAAGAGTTTTATGACAATGAGATCCAAAAGCTTTACGATGCTGTAGGATGGGATGGTCAAAAATATACTGGTGAAACAAAACCGGTAAAATGGGTGCGTATCCATAACTTACCAGATTTTGCTTACTTTAATCACTCACAGCACGTATCTGTTGCGGGAATAGAGTGTCAGAAATGTCACGGTCCTGTTGAGGAAATGGAAATTATGAGTCAGCACTCGCCATTAACTATGGGGTGGTGTATTAACTGTCATAGAGAGACAAACGTTAAGATGGAAGGTAATGCTTATTATGAAAAAATTCATGAAGAGCTAGCTAAGAAGTACGGTGTAGAGCAAGTAACTGCTGCAGAAATGGGTGGTTTAGAGTGTGGTAAGTGCCACTATTAA
- a CDS encoding SPOR domain-containing protein: MSRLNIQILYKTLFFILVSSQISIAQQGNIKVEQDAKLPQLLEKRIDMSKNNELGERFKIQLYYGNNQKASNTITSFRSKFGEWPSEVVYETPNYKVWVGNFRNKLEADRALLKIKEQFPSAFIFKPERG, from the coding sequence ATGAGCAGATTAAATATACAGATTTTATACAAAACATTGTTTTTCATATTGGTTAGTAGCCAAATTAGCATTGCACAACAAGGCAATATTAAGGTTGAACAGGACGCCAAACTTCCTCAATTACTAGAAAAACGTATCGATATGAGTAAAAATAATGAGCTTGGAGAGCGTTTCAAGATTCAACTTTACTATGGAAACAATCAAAAAGCAAGTAACACAATTACAAGTTTTAGATCTAAGTTTGGCGAGTGGCCATCAGAAGTTGTTTACGAAACCCCTAACTATAAAGTTTGGGTAGGGAATTTTAGAAATAAACTTGAAGCAGATAGAGCTTTACTTAAAATAAAAGAGCAATTTCCTAGCGCTTTTATCTTTAAACCAGAAAGAGGCTAG